From the genome of Papaver somniferum cultivar HN1 chromosome 2, ASM357369v1, whole genome shotgun sequence, one region includes:
- the LOC113347269 gene encoding uncharacterized protein LOC113347269, translating into MFKRVFQNAWSNKGVCEFQRNKSRPIWYALTQSIHSGQVNYAPRSFFGVEDFQDDDNSRPYTYQKDKKSRNPHKQLSFKQRTVAYMEPFTLDVLISKRFVSASLTHRVTCKQVAVAGTNSKDIKAVLNSRSDIPACIAVGKILADRAREADVYTACYTPRERDKFEGKIRAVVQSLIDSGIDVKVYLD; encoded by the exons ATGTTTAAGCGGGTATTCCAAAATGCATGGAGCAACAAAGGGGTTTGTGAATTTCAAAGGAACAAAAGTAGGCCAATTTGGTATGCCTTAACTCAGAGCATTCACAGTGgacag GTTAATTATGCTCCAAGAAGCTTCTTTGGGGTGGAGGATTTCCAAGACGATGATAATAGTCGTCCATACACTTACCAGAAGGATAAGAAATCAAGGAACCCACACAAGCAACTTTCGTTCAAGCAGCGGACAGTAGCATACATGGAACCATTTACGCTGGATGTCCTCATTTCCAAGCGGTTTGTTTCAGCATCTCTGACACACAGAGTGACCTGTAAGCAGGTAGCAGTTGCTGGCACAAATTCTAAAGACATCAAAGCCGTTCTTAACTCTAGGTCAGACATACCCGCGTGCATAGCTGTTGGTAAAATCTTAGCTGATCGGGCAAGAGAAGCCGATGTTTACACTGCTTGTTATACTCCGAGGGAGCGTGATAAGTTTGAGGGGAAGATTAGGGCAGTAGTTCAGTCTCTCATAGATAGTGGAATTGATGTTAAAGTGTATCTCGATTGA
- the LOC113350808 gene encoding S-protein homolog 5-like, with amino-acid sequence MGSGNSNFKFIFLFVFMAVSSVGVTLVNGIIFDTITVFVQNDLENNQPLTVHCQSRDDDLGEHELAHRQDIHWSFHIDVFQWTRFWCSMQWSNSTGQIVQGTYDIYFVRRDWRLCGDNCYWSIRESGWYLYHKDGEGLYFMYKWPSN; translated from the coding sequence ATGGGCAGCGGCAACAGCAATttcaagttcatatttctcttcgtttttatggcagtgagcagtgttGGTGTAACTTTAGTGAATGGTATAATTTTCGATACCATCACTGTTTTTGTTCAGAATGACTTGGAGAACAATCAACCATTAACTGTTCATTGCCAATCGAGAGACGACGATCTTGGTGAGCATGAGCTCGCTCATCGTCAAGATATTCATTGGTCTTTTCATATAGATGTATTCCAGTGGACAAGATTTTGGTGTTCAATGCAGTGGAGTAACAGTACTGGACAAATTGTACAAGGAACTTATGATATCTATTTTGTTAGAAGAGATTGGAGATTATGTGGGGATAATTGCTACTGGAGTATCCGTGAATCCGGCTGGTATTTATACCACAAGGATGGGGAAGGGCTTTATTTTATGTATAAATGGCCATCCAATTAA
- the LOC113347268 gene encoding 2-C-methyl-D-erythritol 4-phosphate cytidylyltransferase, chloroplastic-like, translating to MAHGVGISPSLSSSSIFIKYPQNFPKFLSSKASYSTTASSPSLKFHHQIPVRKSESHRKKTRITCSEKTSTTTEVVKERSVSVLLLAGGKGTRMGASMPKQYIPLLGQPIALYSFYTFSCMIEVKEIIVVCDPSYKDVFEDNREKIHVDLKFALPGKERQDSVFSGLQAIDVNSELVCVHDSARPLVLAEDIKKVLIDGQLNGAAVLGVPVKATIKEANNASFVVKTLDRKTLWEMQTPQVMKPELLRRGFELVNEKRLEVTDDVSIVEHLNHPVYITEGSYTNIKVTTPDDLLLAERILSVKKA from the exons ATGGCGCATGGAGTCGGTATTTCTCCCTCATTATCTTCCTCATCCATCTTCATCAAGTATCCCCAGAATTTCCCCAAATTTTTATCTTCAAAAGCTTCTTATTCTACCACTGCTTCATCGCCTTCTCTCAAATTTCACCATCAAATTCCAG TTCGCAAATCCGAATCGCATAGGAAAAAGACGAGAATCACTTGCTCTGAGAAAACCTCAACAACAACTGAGGTTGTCAAAGAGAGAAGTGTTTCTGTGCTTCTTTTGGCTGGAGGAAAGGGCACCAGAATGGGT GCAAGCATGCCAAAGCAGTATATTCCACTCCTAGGTCAACCAATCGCGCTATATAG TTTCTACACTTTCTCATGCATGATTGAAGTGAAGGAAATTATTGTCGTTTGTGATCCGTCTTACAAGGATGTCTTCGAAG ACAATCGTGAAAAGATCCATGTAGACCTCAAATTTGCATTGCCTGGAAAGGAGAGACAAGATTCTGTCTTCAGTGGACTTCAG GCAATAGATGTTAATTCAGAACTCGTATGCGTTCACGACTCAGCGCGACCTCTCGTATTAGCTGAGGATATAAAAAAG GTTCTAATTGATGGTCAGTTGAATGGCGCAGCAGTACTTGGTGTTCCTGTGAAAGCTACAATCAAAGAG GCAAATAATGCATCCTTTGTTGTTAAAACACTGGACAGGAAGACGCTTTGGGAAATGCAGACCCCCCAG GTTATGAAGCCCGAGTTACTTAGAAGAGGTTTCGAGCTAGTAAATGA GAAAAGGCTTGAAGTCACTGATGACGTCTCTATTGTGGAGCACCTTAATCATCCCGTGTACATCACTGAAGGGTCTTACACCAACATTAAG GTTACAACTCCTGATGATCTGTTACTTGCTGAGAGAATATTGAGTGTGAAGAAAGCTTAG